One window of Bacteroides sp. AN502(2024) genomic DNA carries:
- a CDS encoding DUF255 domain-containing protein, with amino-acid sequence MRKKNLRGIITVFTILCTVLCGRAQTLSETYGDRFKADVKMNYVRSMDEALRLAKEQNKLVFFNCFADWAVPCHVMNVEVFSNQEFCDYMNRTFVNLIIDMPSAEGKKFAEKYGVYKYACYLILDSEGNVVQRIAGSHMLPEFKEYIDLSLTPKTSLAGTRKKYESGKYSRKDFYNYLRALDAANDSLFAPLAEKYTAEMKPKDYTKPENWLFVFHAIKKKDNALYPYMLANKALFVKSVGEAKVNSMLEYKIYPKILGYTTGDIAYDGEKMAEISREVEQADLPDTCVTRVAHRISLLRGEKKYHDLLQYMEQYGKYLYIYRSNIEMSLKLPDINDADRKELIAYLNKAAEREKESPMGKHLLGLAKQIAGGETGIKFDMLEYQALLDKARKEKKLVFIDCYTVWCGPCRMMSVNVFSRQDVGDYFNDHYVCAKFDMEKGEGPTLAKKYEVSAYPTLLFLDADGNVLKKVVGGLSPWDFLKVARTIAEP; translated from the coding sequence TTTACGATTTTGTGTACGGTGCTTTGCGGCCGTGCACAAACGTTGAGCGAAACTTACGGAGATCGTTTCAAGGCAGATGTCAAAATGAATTATGTCCGTTCGATGGACGAGGCATTGCGGCTTGCCAAGGAACAGAATAAATTGGTATTCTTCAATTGTTTTGCCGATTGGGCCGTTCCTTGTCATGTCATGAATGTCGAGGTATTCAGCAATCAGGAGTTTTGCGATTATATGAATCGCACCTTTGTCAACCTGATTATCGACATGCCGAGCGCGGAAGGGAAAAAGTTTGCTGAGAAATACGGTGTGTATAAGTATGCTTGCTATTTGATTCTGGATAGCGAGGGGAATGTGGTACAACGCATTGCCGGCAGTCACATGCTTCCCGAATTTAAGGAGTATATAGACTTGTCGTTAACTCCCAAAACCTCGCTGGCGGGAACGCGGAAGAAATACGAAAGCGGTAAATACTCGCGGAAGGATTTCTACAACTACCTGCGCGCACTCGATGCTGCCAACGACTCTTTATTCGCTCCGCTGGCGGAGAAATATACGGCTGAGATGAAGCCGAAGGATTATACCAAACCGGAAAACTGGCTTTTTGTATTCCATGCCATCAAGAAAAAAGACAATGCGCTCTATCCCTATATGCTGGCAAACAAGGCTTTGTTTGTGAAGAGTGTGGGGGAAGCGAAGGTAAACAGCATGCTGGAATATAAAATCTATCCGAAAATACTGGGGTATACTACCGGTGATATTGCTTATGACGGAGAGAAGATGGCGGAAATCAGCCGGGAAGTGGAACAGGCCGACCTTCCTGACACCTGCGTGACTCGCGTTGCACACCGCATCTCCTTGTTGAGGGGAGAGAAGAAGTATCATGACCTGCTGCAGTATATGGAGCAATATGGGAAGTATCTGTATATATACAGAAGTAACATCGAGATGTCACTGAAATTACCGGATATAAACGATGCCGACCGTAAGGAGCTGATTGCCTATCTGAACAAAGCGGCGGAACGTGAGAAAGAATCACCGATGGGAAAGCATTTGCTCGGGCTGGCGAAGCAGATAGCAGGCGGTGAAACGGGTATCAAGTTCGACATGTTGGAATATCAAGCGTTGCTGGATAAAGCGCGGAAAGAGAAAAAACTGGTTTTTATAGACTGCTATACCGTATGGTGCGGACCGTGTCGGATGATGTCCGTCAATGTGTTCAGCCGGCAGGATGTGGGTGATTATTTTAATGACCATTATGTCTGTGCCAAGTTTGATATGGAGAAAGGAGAAGGACCGACGCTGGCGAAGAAATATGAAGTCAGCGCTTATCCTACATTGCTTTTCTTGGATGCCGATGGAAATGTGTTGAAGAAAGTTGTAGGCGGGCTCTCTCCGTGGGATTTTTTGAAGGTTGCCCGGACGATAGCAGAGCCATGA